Genomic window (Burkholderiales bacterium):
CCTCATCCTCGGGGAGTCCGCACGGCGCGGCGAAGGCGCGGAGCCGTGCTCCTATCCCGAGGACTGGCGCACGGCGGATCCGGAGGGGGCGTCGGTTCGGCGTGAGGTGCACGCCGTGTTGAAGCAAGTGAACTTCGATTTTCAGAAGTGCCAGTTCAACACCGTGGTGTCCGGGGCGATGAAGATCCTGAACGCGCTGTCCAGCCCCCGCGCTTTGGGCAGGATGGACGGCGATCCCTACGACTGGTCCTCCAAGGACCGCGCACACCTGCTTCACGAGTCGATGGGCATCCTGCTGCGCATTCTCTATCCGATCGTGCCGCACATCACCCAGGAACTGTGGCGTTCACTGGGCTTCGGCCAGGATTTGATGGAGGCGAGCTGGCCGCAAGTCGACCCGGCGGCACTCGAGCAGGACGAAATCGAACTGGTTCTGCAGGTCAACGGCAAGCTGCGCGGCAACATCCGGGTCGCGCGCGACGCCGACCGCGCGATGATCGAGCAGCAGGCGCTGGCCAGTCCGAGCGTGCAGCGCCACATCGCGGGGCAGGCCGTGAAGAAGGTCGTGGTCGTGCCGGGGCGTCTGGTCAACATCGTCGTCTGAGGATCGCCCGCGAGTGAAGCGCCTGAAGACGAGTAGCCACGGCCTCCGGCTTTGGGGACTGGCGGTGGTCCTGCTTCTCGCGGCGACGACGCTCAGCGCCTGCGGGTTTCGGCTACGCGGCCAGGCAGCGTTGCCGTTCGAGAGCATCTACATCGAAACCGTCGGATTCTCCTTGCTTGGCGCGGAACTGCGCCGCGCGATCCGCACCGGCGGCAAGACGCGCGTGGCCGACCGACCGGACGACGCGGAAGTCGTTCTGCGCATCACCGGCGAGCAGCAGGAGAAGCACGTCCTGTCGCTGTCCACCGCGGGCAAGGTGCGGGAGTTCGAGCTGCGCTATCGGCTCGCGTACCGGCTGCTGGACCGCACCAGCAACGACAT
Coding sequences:
- the lptE gene encoding LPS assembly lipoprotein LptE, which encodes MKRLKTSSHGLRLWGLAVVLLLAATTLSACGFRLRGQAALPFESIYIETVGFSLLGAELRRAIRTGGKTRVADRPDDAEVVLRITGEQQEKHVLSLSTAGKVREFELRYRLAYRLLDRTSNDIVPPDEITLRRDLTYDDTQVLAKESEEALLYEDMKSDAVQQLLRRLSVVRLSS